A section of the Pseudorasbora parva isolate DD20220531a chromosome 2, ASM2467924v1, whole genome shotgun sequence genome encodes:
- the LOC137090166 gene encoding zinc finger protein 235-like isoform X3: MEESEESEELREVEEEHHVKPGEKPLSRLKTKKTFIKKTKADKSTTCTQCGKSISNKHNLERHMRVHTGERPFACDQCERRFTSKYYLDVHIRTHTGEKPYSCDQCGSSFTQLFCLNEHMKIHTGEKPFKCDVCQKRFSIKSNLEIHVRTHTGEKLFTCNQCGKNFYRASHLKAHQAVHSKERPYSCSVCEKSFSLMCNLQIHQKKHTGVREYMCFECEKTFISANSLKLHQRIHTGEKAFKCSHCDKRFHQSAHLKSHEKVHTGEKPYKCSHCDKRFSRTSALKTHQRIHTGEKPYKCSHCGRRFSQSSDLKIHERIHSREQPYECDLCGTSFSIKSNLKRHMRIHTGEKPFKCSHCDRRFSQSSDVKSHEGIHCTEKPFECDQCGKSFIIKSHLNRHMKIHAVKKPHRHNLKLLPAGRDQKKKKQKPKTASHGNQG, translated from the exons ATGGAAGAGAGTGAGGAGAGTGAAGAACTGAGAGAAGTGGAGGAGGAACATCATGTCAAACCTGGAGAAAAACCTTTGAGTCGCTTAAAGactaaaaagacatttataaagaaaacaaaagccGATAAATCTACAACCTGCACTCAGTGTGGGAAGAGTATCTCAAACAAACATAATCTTGAGcgtcacatgagagttcacactggagagaggcCATTTGCATGTGATCAATGTGAAAGGAGGTTTACATCCAAATATTATCTTGATGTTCACATTAGaactcacactggagagaagccgtactCATGTGATCAATGTGGATCAAGTTTCACACAATTATTTTGCCTTAATGAACACATGAagatccacactggagagaagcctttcaaaTGTGATGTGTGTCAAAAGAGATTCTCAATCAAAAGTAATCTTGAGATTCATGTGAGAAcgcacactggagagaagctgTTCACATGTAATCAATGTGGCAAAAATTTTTATAGGGCATCACACCTGAAGGCACACCAGGCAGTTCATTCGAAGGAGAGGCCATATTCATGTTCTGTGTGTGAAAAGAGTTTTTCACTGATGTGTAATTTACAAATACATCAGAAAAAACACACTGGAGTGAGAGAGTACATGTGCTTTGAGTGTGAGAAGACTTTTATTTCAGCAAACAGTTTAAAATTGCACCAGAGAATTCACACAGGAGAAAAAGCATTcaagtgttcacactgtgacaagagatTCCATCAGTCAGCTCATCTGAAATCACATGAGAaggttcacactggagaaaaaccttacaagtgttcacactgtgacaagagatTCAGTCGGACATCAGCCCTGAAAACACAccagagaattcacactggagaaaaaccttacaagtgttcacactgtggGAGGAGATTCAGTCAGTCATCAGATCTGAAAATACACGAGAGGATTCACAGCAGAGAGCAGCCGTACGAGTGTGATCTGTGCGGAACGAGTTTCTCTATTAAAAGTAACCTGAAGCGACACATgaggattcacactggagaaaaacctttcaagtgttcacactgtgacaGGAGATTCAGTCAGTCATCAGATGTGAAATCACATGAGGGGATCCACTGCACAGAGAAGCCGTTCGAGTGTGATCAGTGCGGAAAGAGTTTCATTATTAAAAGTCACCTGAATAGACACATGAAGATCCATGCGGTGAAGAAACCACATCGCCACAATCTGAAATTACT ACCTGCTGGACGtgatcaaaaaaagaaaaaacagaagCCAAAAACCGCCTCACATGGGAATCAAGGCTGA